From a single Pseudomonas serboccidentalis genomic region:
- a CDS encoding DUF4197 domain-containing protein, whose product MFRPTLRFAGLCAGLMISANVLALSLSDLSQQDATGGLKDALTQGAQLAVKQLGTPGGFSNNPDVKIELPGKLGKVAGKMKAFGMGAQVDELETAMNKAAENAVTQAQPILVDAVKKMTVADAKGILSGGNDSATQYLDKTSREQIRAKFLPIVKQATDKVGVAQKYNSFAGQAATLGVVDAKSANVENYVTEQALNGLFEMIGKQEETIRKNPAAAATGLAKKVFGTL is encoded by the coding sequence ATGTTCCGCCCTACTCTTCGCTTCGCCGGCCTGTGCGCGGGCTTGATGATCTCCGCCAACGTGCTGGCGCTGTCACTCAGCGACCTGTCGCAACAAGACGCCACCGGCGGCCTCAAGGACGCCCTGACCCAAGGCGCACAACTGGCCGTCAAACAACTGGGCACCCCGGGCGGTTTCAGCAACAACCCGGACGTGAAAATCGAACTGCCGGGCAAACTCGGCAAAGTCGCCGGCAAGATGAAAGCCTTCGGCATGGGCGCCCAGGTCGACGAACTCGAAACCGCGATGAACAAAGCCGCGGAAAACGCCGTGACCCAGGCCCAGCCGATCCTCGTCGACGCCGTGAAGAAAATGACCGTGGCCGACGCCAAAGGCATCCTCAGCGGCGGCAACGACTCGGCCACCCAATACCTGGACAAAACCAGCCGCGAACAGATCCGCGCCAAGTTCCTGCCGATCGTCAAACAGGCTACCGACAAGGTTGGCGTCGCGCAGAAATACAACAGCTTCGCCGGCCAGGCCGCGACCCTGGGCGTCGTGGATGCGAAAAGCGCCAACGTCGAAAACTACGTCACCGAGCAAGCGCTCAATGGCCTGTTCGAGATGATTGGCAAACAGGAAGAAACCATTCGCAAGAATCCGGCCGCTGCGGCGACCGGTCTGGCGAAGAAGGTGTTCGGCACCTTGTAA
- a CDS encoding YbaY family lipoprotein: protein MKKLTLLAAATLLSACQSTNPAGKVGLDGEVFYLQRIALPPSATLSVSLQDVSLADAPAVVLDEQKGPVKGQVPLPFHLSYDPAQVKPGHHYSVSARIEVNGELMFITTVNHAVQLDGNDPQPLKIRVDAIR, encoded by the coding sequence ATGAAAAAACTGACTCTGCTTGCCGCCGCTACCCTGCTCAGCGCCTGCCAATCAACCAACCCCGCTGGCAAAGTCGGCCTCGACGGTGAAGTGTTCTACCTGCAACGCATCGCCCTGCCACCGAGCGCAACCCTGAGCGTGAGCCTGCAGGATGTATCGCTGGCCGATGCACCAGCCGTGGTGCTGGACGAGCAGAAAGGCCCGGTCAAAGGCCAGGTGCCACTGCCGTTTCACTTGAGCTACGATCCGGCGCAGGTCAAACCCGGCCACCACTACTCGGTCAGCGCGCGCATCGAAGTCAACGGCGAGCTGATGTTCATCACCACCGTAAACCACGCCGTACAACTGGACGGCAACGATCCGCAGCCGCTGAAAATCCGCGTCGACGCGATTCGCTAA
- the plsB gene encoding glycerol-3-phosphate 1-O-acyltransferase PlsB has protein sequence MTRSPFRRLVFGTLRRLLYLWVRSETINQSSLTLNLDRSRPVFYVLQNPSLTDLAVVDTECTKAGLPRPVLPVSVGPLIEPAAFFYLTPDPDWLGRQDKRGAPPTLTRLVSALTQNAAEDAQIIPVSVFWGQSPDSENSPWKLLFADSWAVTGRLRRLLSIIVLGRKTRVQFSAPIHLRELIEHNKGHERTVRMAQRVLRVHFRNLKAAVIGPDISHRRNLVKGLLNKPLVKQAILDEAERENISPEKAKAQALRYGNEIASDYTYTAIRFLEVVLSWFWNKIYDGIKVNHIEGVQKVAQGHEVIYVPCHRSHIDYLLLSYLLFRNGLTPPHIAAGINLNMPVIGSLLRRGGAFFMRRTFKGNPLYTSVFNEYLHTLFTKGFPVEYFVEGGRSRTGRMLQPKTGMLAITLRSFLRSSRMPIVFVPVYIGYERVLEGRTYLGELRGASKKKESIFDIFKVIGALKQRFGQVAVNFGEPIKLAEFLDSEQPGWRQQELGPQYKPAWLNETTNRLGEKVAQHLNEAAAINPVNLVALALLSTTRLALDDRAMARVLDLYLALLRKVPYSPHTTLPEGDGRALIEHVKDMDLLAEQNDALGKILYLDEQNAVLMTYYRNNVLHIFALPALLASFFQSTSRMSREQILRYTRALYPYLQSELFIRWTLDELDGVVDQWLEAFVEQGLLRFEKDVYLRPAPSSRHFVLLTLLSKSIAQTLQRFYMTVSLLLNAGQNTISAEELEDLCTVMAQRLSILHGLNAPEFFDKSLFRHFIQTMLDLDVLRRDDAGKLSYHELLGELAEGAAKRVLPAEIRLSIRQVALHRSEDAADQVITQPET, from the coding sequence ATGACCCGTTCCCCGTTCCGCCGTCTAGTGTTTGGCACCTTGCGCCGACTGTTGTACCTCTGGGTTCGCTCGGAGACGATCAACCAGTCGTCGCTCACCCTCAACCTCGACCGCAGTCGTCCGGTGTTCTACGTCCTGCAAAATCCTTCGCTCACCGATCTGGCGGTGGTCGATACCGAGTGCACCAAGGCCGGCCTGCCGCGTCCGGTGCTGCCGGTGTCGGTCGGTCCACTGATCGAACCGGCAGCGTTCTTTTACCTGACACCGGACCCGGACTGGCTCGGCCGTCAGGACAAGCGCGGTGCGCCGCCGACCCTGACCCGCCTGGTCAGCGCCCTGACGCAGAACGCTGCCGAAGACGCGCAGATCATTCCGGTCAGCGTGTTCTGGGGCCAGTCGCCGGACAGCGAAAACAGTCCGTGGAAGCTGCTGTTCGCCGACAGCTGGGCGGTCACCGGTCGCCTGCGTCGACTGCTGAGCATCATCGTCCTCGGGCGCAAGACCCGCGTGCAATTCTCGGCGCCGATCCATCTACGTGAACTGATCGAGCACAACAAGGGCCACGAACGCACTGTGCGCATGGCCCAGCGCGTCCTGCGCGTGCACTTCCGCAACCTGAAGGCGGCGGTGATCGGCCCGGACATTTCCCACCGGCGCAATCTGGTCAAGGGCCTGCTCAACAAGCCATTGGTCAAGCAGGCGATCCTCGATGAAGCCGAACGCGAAAACATCTCCCCGGAAAAAGCCAAGGCCCAGGCCCTGCGCTACGGCAACGAGATCGCCTCGGACTACACCTACACCGCGATCCGCTTCCTCGAAGTGGTGCTGAGCTGGTTCTGGAACAAGATCTACGACGGCATCAAGGTCAATCACATCGAAGGCGTGCAGAAGGTCGCCCAGGGTCACGAAGTGATCTATGTGCCGTGCCACCGCAGCCACATCGACTACCTGCTGCTCTCGTACTTGCTGTTTCGTAACGGCCTGACCCCGCCGCACATCGCCGCCGGGATCAACCTCAACATGCCGGTGATCGGCAGCCTGTTGCGCCGTGGCGGCGCGTTCTTCATGCGTCGCACGTTCAAGGGCAATCCGCTGTACACCTCGGTGTTCAACGAATACCTGCACACCCTGTTCACCAAAGGTTTCCCGGTCGAATACTTCGTCGAGGGCGGCCGCTCGCGCACCGGGCGCATGCTGCAACCGAAAACCGGCATGCTCGCGATCACCCTGCGCAGCTTCCTGCGTTCATCGCGGATGCCGATCGTGTTTGTGCCGGTGTACATCGGCTACGAGCGCGTGCTGGAAGGTCGCACCTACCTCGGCGAACTGCGCGGCGCGAGCAAGAAGAAAGAATCGATCTTCGACATTTTCAAAGTCATCGGCGCGCTCAAGCAGCGTTTCGGGCAGGTGGCGGTGAACTTCGGCGAGCCGATCAAACTCGCGGAATTCCTCGACAGCGAACAGCCAGGCTGGCGCCAGCAGGAGCTCGGCCCGCAGTACAAACCGGCGTGGCTCAACGAAACCACCAACCGCCTCGGCGAAAAAGTCGCGCAGCATCTCAATGAGGCCGCGGCGATCAACCCGGTCAATCTGGTGGCGCTGGCGCTGCTCTCGACCACGCGTCTGGCGCTGGACGATCGTGCCATGGCACGGGTGCTGGATCTGTACCTGGCGTTGCTGCGCAAAGTACCGTACTCGCCGCACACCACCTTGCCGGAAGGCGACGGCCGTGCGCTGATCGAGCACGTGAAGGACATGGACCTGCTGGCCGAACAGAACGATGCGCTGGGCAAGATTCTGTACCTGGACGAGCAGAACGCCGTCCTGATGACCTACTACCGCAACAACGTGCTGCACATCTTCGCGTTGCCGGCGCTGCTGGCGAGTTTCTTCCAGAGCACCTCGCGCATGAGCCGCGAACAGATCCTGCGTTACACCCGCGCGCTGTATCCGTACTTGCAGTCAGAACTATTCATTCGCTGGACGCTGGACGAACTGGACGGCGTGGTCGATCAGTGGCTGGAAGCGTTCGTCGAGCAAGGCCTGCTGCGTTTCGAGAAAGACGTCTATCTGCGCCCGGCGCCAAGTTCGCGGCATTTCGTGCTGTTGACGCTGCTGTCGAAGAGCATCGCCCAGACCTTGCAGCGTTTTTACATGACCGTGTCCTTGCTGCTCAACGCCGGTCAGAACACCATCAGCGCCGAAGAACTGGAAGACCTGTGCACAGTCATGGCTCAGCGCCTGTCGATCCTCCATGGCCTCAACGCCCCGGAGTTTTTCGACAAGAGCCTGTTCCGTCACTTCATCCAAACGATGCTCGACCTCGACGTGCTGCGCCGCGACGATGCCGGCAAACTGAGTTATCACGAACTGCTTGGCGAACTCGCCGAAGGTGCGGCCAAGCGCGTGTTGCCGGCGGAGATTCGTTTGTCGATCCGCCAGGTCGCGTTGCATCGCAGTGAAGACGCTGCCGATCAGGTCATCACTCAACCCGAGACCTGA
- a CDS encoding cold-shock protein, producing MATRETGNVKWFNDAKGYGFIQREDGVDVFVHYRAIRGEGHRSLTEGQQVEYAVITGEKGLQAEDVVGL from the coding sequence ATGGCAACACGTGAAACCGGCAATGTGAAGTGGTTCAACGACGCCAAAGGCTACGGCTTCATTCAGCGCGAGGACGGGGTGGACGTGTTCGTGCACTACCGCGCGATCCGCGGTGAAGGGCACCGGTCGCTGACTGAGGGCCAGCAGGTTGAGTACGCGGTGATCACCGGCGAAAAGGGTTTGCAGGCGGAAGACGTTGTAGGCCTGTAA